CATGCTATATTTTCCACATTAAAATGCTCAGTTAAGTAAATGTACCTTTTCTATCATATTTGACTATCAGTAAGGCTGAAGGACAGGCTTGGTGGGCACAGCAACATCCAATCCTGTCATACATGACATCATGTTTTCACAAATTATTTGTTTATCTAACCgtttgttagtgtgtgtatgtgtatgtgcacaGAGAGGCTCCTGGGAGGGGAGTGTCAGTAGCTCAgggataaatagagaggcagagcTCAGAGTTAGTCAAAAGGCGGACCTGAGAAGGTCACACACAGGACCAAGCAGGAGCAGCAGGACCTCAGCATTTGTTACAAATGGAGAAATATGAAGATGTTCAGTACTGTTTTCAAGACGGAAACTCGTCATGCAGAAAGGCTTTGCTATCGACATCTATCTACATAACACTGTACATCTTCTTCTCATTGATTTCAGCAGTTACAGTATTTTTGAACCTACTGGTGATCATGTCCATCTCTCACTTCAAGCAGCTCCACACTCCAACCAACCTGCTCATCCTCTCTTTGGCTGTGTCAGATCTCCTGGTGGGACTGATTGTGATACCAGTAGTGACTGTAGCATTAATGGAATCATGCTGGGGTTTTGGagaatatttctgtgtgtttcagATCTACATTACTTTTTTATGTACTTCTTTATCTCTGGGTAATTTGGTCTTGATATCTATTGACCGCTATGTTGCTGTGTGTGATCCCTTATTGTACCACTCTAAAATAACAGTAACAAGAATGATGTGTTGTATATCCATTACCTGGTGTTGTTGTATCATATACCGAGCTGCTATTATAAAAAACTTTGTCAATGTACTGGTACCCAGTAGGTGTTTGAAAGAATGTTTTATTGTTGAAGGAATAACCTGGGGTAATATAATTGATGTTGTAATTACAATGGTTGTCCCGTGCTCTATTATTATAACACTTTATATGAAAATCTTTGTGGTGGCCAGATCACAGGACAGAAAGGTATTTTCAAAAGAGGCTGCCAATGTGTCTGGTGTCAAAACTGTACGGGCAAATAAGTCTGAGAGAAAAGCAACAAAAACTCTGTCTATTGTTATTGTCAACTATTTCATTTGTTGGATTCCATTTCTATTTGTTTTCTTTTTTACTTTTGTAATTGACAATTTATTCTCAGTTATCATCGGCTTTCTGCCACTTTTTAATTCCTTAATTAATCCAATAATTTATGCTTTCTTTTATCCATGGTTCAAAGTGACAGCTAAACATATTTTAACTCTGAAGATAAGGCGTTCATAGTTCCTATGTTTTTATTCCCCAGTTTGATTA
The Oncorhynchus gorbuscha isolate QuinsamMale2020 ecotype Even-year unplaced genomic scaffold, OgorEven_v1.0 Un_scaffold_1549, whole genome shotgun sequence DNA segment above includes these coding regions:
- the LOC124017103 gene encoding trace amine-associated receptor 13c-like; protein product: MEKYEDVQYCFQDGNSSCRKALLSTSIYITLYIFFSLISAVTVFLNLLVIMSISHFKQLHTPTNLLILSLAVSDLLVGLIVIPVVTVALMESCWGFGEYFCVFQIYITFLCTSLSLGNLVLISIDRYVAVCDPLLYHSKITVTRMMCCISITWCCCIIYRAAIIKNFVNVLVPSRCLKECFIVEGITWGNIIDVVITMVVPCSIIITLYMKIFVVARSQDRKVFSKEAANVSGVKTVRANKSERKATKTLSIVIVNYFICWIPFLFVFFFTFVIDNLFSVIIGFLPLFNSLINPIIYAFFYPWFKVTAKHILTLKIRRS